One genomic region from Cellulomonas fengjieae encodes:
- a CDS encoding aminodeoxychorismate/anthranilate synthase component II: MPSTTRILVVDNYDSFVYTIVGYLNQLGAETVVVRNDAVPPVEERADFDGVLVSPGPGTPADAGQSIQVIRDCADAGVPMLGVCLGHQALGEVFGGTVTHAPELMHGKTSRVEHKGEGVLAGLPDPFTATRYHSLAVVNGTVSADLEVTATANGIIMGLQHVSLPLHGVQFHPESVLTEGGHRLLANWLEICGDDQAVARSEGLHPLVRL, from the coding sequence GTGCCATCGACAACGCGGATCCTCGTGGTCGACAACTACGACTCGTTCGTCTACACGATCGTCGGCTACCTGAACCAGCTGGGCGCCGAGACGGTCGTGGTGCGCAACGACGCGGTCCCGCCGGTCGAGGAGCGCGCCGACTTCGACGGGGTGCTCGTCTCCCCGGGACCGGGCACGCCCGCCGACGCGGGGCAGAGCATCCAGGTGATCCGGGACTGCGCCGACGCGGGCGTGCCGATGCTCGGGGTGTGCCTGGGCCACCAGGCGCTCGGTGAGGTGTTCGGCGGCACGGTGACGCACGCGCCCGAGCTGATGCACGGCAAGACCAGCCGGGTGGAGCACAAGGGCGAGGGTGTGCTGGCGGGTCTGCCCGACCCGTTCACGGCCACGCGCTACCACTCGCTCGCGGTCGTGAACGGCACCGTGTCGGCCGACCTCGAGGTCACCGCGACCGCGAACGGCATCATCATGGGCCTGCAGCACGTCTCGCTGCCGTTGCACGGGGTCCAGTTCCACCCCGAGTCGGTGCTCACCGAGGGCGGCCACCGCCTGCTGGCCAACTGGCTCGAGATCTGCGGCGACGACCAGGCCGTGGCGCGCTCCGAGGGGCTGCACCCGCTCGTCCGCCTCTGA
- a CDS encoding peptidylprolyl isomerase: MFATLHTTAGDIRIELFPNHAPRTVQNFVGLATGTIPWTDPATGEERTDPLYNGVVFHRVISGFMIQGGDPLGTGRGGPGYNFDDEIHPELTFNEPYLLAMANAGKRLDPTTGKVGGTNGSQFFISVAPTEWLNGKHTIFGKVADDESRAVVDAIEETKVRPGDRPVEDIVINSITIED, encoded by the coding sequence ATGTTTGCGACCCTCCACACGACCGCCGGCGACATCCGGATCGAGCTCTTCCCGAACCACGCGCCGCGCACGGTGCAGAACTTCGTCGGACTCGCCACGGGAACGATCCCGTGGACGGACCCGGCCACCGGTGAGGAGCGGACCGACCCGCTGTACAACGGCGTCGTCTTCCACCGCGTCATCTCCGGCTTCATGATCCAGGGCGGCGACCCGCTGGGTACGGGCCGCGGCGGCCCGGGCTACAACTTCGACGACGAGATCCACCCCGAGCTGACCTTCAACGAGCCCTACCTGCTCGCGATGGCCAACGCCGGAAAGCGTCTCGACCCCACCACCGGCAAGGTCGGCGGCACCAACGGCTCGCAGTTCTTCATCTCCGTGGCACCCACCGAGTGGCTCAACGGCAAGCACACCATCTTCGGCAAGGTGGCCGACGACGAGAGCCGCGCCGTGGTCGACGCCATCGAGGAGACCAAGGTCCGCCCCGGCGACCGCCCGGTCGAGGACATCGTCATCAACTCGATCACCATCGAGGACTGA
- a CDS encoding cell division protein CrgA — MPESKSRKKATYTPPPAKSDGPKVNAPWFLPVMLGLMILGLIWIVVTYLTQSQYPIPEINQWNLLIGFVFIIAGFAMTTRWR, encoded by the coding sequence GTGCCTGAGTCGAAGTCGCGCAAGAAGGCGACGTACACGCCGCCGCCCGCCAAGTCGGACGGACCCAAGGTCAACGCGCCCTGGTTCCTGCCCGTGATGCTGGGCCTGATGATCCTCGGGCTCATCTGGATCGTGGTCACGTACCTGACGCAGTCGCAGTACCCGATCCCCGAGATCAACCAGTGGAACCTGCTCATCGGCTTCGTCTTCATCATCGCCGGGTTCGCCATGACGACCCGCTGGCGCTGA
- a CDS encoding peptidoglycan D,D-transpeptidase FtsI family protein, giving the protein MNTPLRRLATVVLVMFVGLMASATWVQYVQADRLNNDSRNVRTLYREFGNARGPIVVAGEAVALSTPVEDSYGYQRSYTNGDLYSTMTGFYSVVNGRSELERAANAELTGRGDQLFFSRIRDLVTGRQPEGAAVETTLVPAAQQAALDGLGGQQGAVVAIEPSTGKILALVSTPGFDPNALASHDTKAAGAAYQALSSAEGNPLRSKATQERYPPGSTFKLITAAAALESGQYTVDSTLPAPERLTLPQTTATIGNFGGGGCGSDPITLADAVRISCNTAFGQLGLNVGSDALLEQAERFGFNDPDLTIPMLVADSVFPEEMDGPVTAQSAIGQRDVQATPMQMAMVSAAIANGGRLMTPYIVQTVRSADLQRVSETEPELYSTAVSPGTAASLRDMMVGVVDSGSGTSAKISGVQVAGKTGTAQTADGQAPHAWFTAFAPADAPRVAVAVFVKNGGNAGDEATGGRIAAPIAKAVIQAVLGQ; this is encoded by the coding sequence ATGAACACGCCCCTGCGACGCCTGGCGACGGTCGTCCTCGTGATGTTCGTGGGCCTCATGGCCAGCGCCACGTGGGTGCAGTACGTCCAGGCGGACCGCCTCAACAACGACAGCCGAAACGTCCGCACGCTCTACCGCGAGTTCGGCAACGCCCGCGGACCGATCGTCGTCGCGGGTGAGGCAGTCGCGCTGTCCACCCCCGTCGAGGACTCCTACGGGTACCAGCGCTCGTACACCAACGGTGACCTCTACTCCACGATGACCGGGTTCTACTCGGTGGTGAACGGCCGCAGCGAGCTCGAGCGTGCGGCGAACGCCGAGCTGACCGGCCGCGGTGACCAGTTGTTCTTCTCCCGCATCAGGGACCTGGTCACCGGCCGCCAGCCCGAGGGCGCGGCGGTCGAGACGACGCTCGTCCCGGCGGCGCAGCAGGCCGCGCTCGACGGCCTGGGTGGTCAGCAGGGTGCCGTCGTCGCGATCGAGCCGTCGACCGGCAAGATCCTCGCGCTGGTCTCGACGCCTGGGTTCGACCCGAACGCGCTCGCGTCCCACGACACCAAGGCCGCGGGCGCGGCGTACCAGGCGCTGAGCTCCGCCGAGGGCAACCCCCTGCGCAGCAAGGCGACGCAGGAGCGGTACCCGCCCGGGTCGACTTTCAAGCTGATCACCGCGGCGGCCGCCCTGGAGAGCGGGCAGTACACGGTGGACAGCACGCTGCCCGCACCGGAGCGGCTCACGCTCCCGCAGACCACCGCGACCATCGGCAACTTCGGCGGCGGCGGCTGCGGTTCCGACCCCATCACGCTGGCGGACGCGGTCCGCATCTCCTGCAACACGGCCTTCGGCCAGCTGGGACTGAACGTCGGCAGCGACGCCCTGCTCGAGCAGGCGGAGCGGTTCGGCTTCAACGACCCCGACCTGACCATCCCCATGCTGGTCGCGGACAGCGTGTTCCCCGAGGAGATGGACGGGCCCGTCACCGCGCAGTCGGCCATCGGCCAGCGCGACGTGCAGGCCACGCCGATGCAGATGGCGATGGTGTCCGCGGCGATCGCCAACGGCGGCCGCCTGATGACGCCGTACATCGTGCAGACCGTGCGCTCCGCCGACCTGCAGCGGGTGTCCGAGACGGAGCCGGAGCTGTACTCGACGGCCGTCTCGCCGGGGACGGCCGCGTCGCTGCGGGACATGATGGTCGGCGTCGTCGACAGCGGGTCGGGCACCTCCGCGAAGATCTCGGGTGTCCAGGTGGCCGGCAAGACGGGCACCGCGCAGACGGCCGACGGACAGGCGCCGCACGCGTGGTTCACGGCCTTCGCCCCCGCCGATGCCCCGCGCGTCGCCGTGGCGGTGTTCGTCAAGAACGGCGGCAACGCCGGCGACGAGGCGACGGGCGGCCGGATCGCGGCGCCCATCGCGAAGGCAGTCATCCAGGCGGTGCTGGGCCAGTGA
- a CDS encoding class E sortase: MTGATATETRRHQPGRHDTVYGVVGVVGELLITFGVLIFAFLVWQLWWTDVEGNRVQAEIVRELPFEPVPTADSVNAGPVIATPRRDEPPVMAEPAYGTTFATIQVPRWDGEPARPVSEGTERATVLDVLGIGHYEGTVMPGGLGNVALAGHRTTYAKPFNRVAELQPGDPLVIRTTDNVWYVYRVTSTQIVDPGQVDVIAPVPGEPGAVPTERLITLTTCHPMFSARERFIVHGVLDYWAPTADGIPVELTGGA; encoded by the coding sequence ATGACCGGCGCGACGGCGACCGAGACGCGCAGGCATCAGCCCGGCCGGCACGACACGGTCTACGGCGTCGTCGGCGTCGTCGGGGAGCTCCTGATCACCTTCGGCGTCCTGATCTTCGCCTTCCTGGTGTGGCAGCTGTGGTGGACGGACGTCGAGGGCAACCGCGTGCAGGCGGAGATCGTGCGCGAGCTCCCGTTCGAGCCGGTGCCGACGGCCGACAGCGTGAACGCCGGGCCGGTCATCGCCACCCCGCGCCGCGACGAGCCGCCCGTGATGGCGGAGCCGGCGTACGGGACGACGTTCGCGACGATCCAGGTGCCGCGCTGGGACGGCGAGCCCGCGCGGCCGGTCAGCGAGGGCACGGAGCGGGCCACCGTGCTCGACGTGCTGGGCATCGGGCACTACGAGGGCACGGTGATGCCGGGTGGGCTCGGCAACGTCGCCCTGGCCGGTCACCGGACCACCTACGCCAAGCCGTTCAACCGGGTCGCGGAGCTACAGCCGGGCGACCCGCTCGTGATCCGGACGACGGACAACGTCTGGTACGTCTACCGGGTGACGTCCACGCAGATCGTCGACCCCGGACAGGTCGACGTCATCGCACCCGTGCCCGGCGAGCCCGGGGCGGTGCCGACCGAGCGCCTGATCACCCTCACCACGTGCCACCCGATGTTCTCCGCGCGGGAGCGGTTCATCGTGCACGGGGTGCTGGACTACTGGGCACCGACGGCGGACGGGATCCCGGTCGAGCTGACCGGTGGCGCATGA
- a CDS encoding DUF881 domain-containing protein, with protein sequence MTDHPHRVRRRVARGTLSVALVLALSGALFAANAKFARASGERHPQDLRDLARVETGRVERLATEVDSLRAHVDSLTSTANEAAGTSVGTPSPAYVVEGGLVPVTGPGLTVRLDDAPTDSPRREEVSADVLVVHQQDLQAVMNALWAGGAEAMELMDQRVISTSAFMCAGNVLKLHGRLYSPPYVVTAIGNPEDLRRALLASSAVQSYVRDAADVGLGWSVTDADEPLVLDAYSGATELSAATVPDGVEILPGLERAEAESEDRTPPAGMDPDGTG encoded by the coding sequence GTGACCGATCACCCGCACCGCGTGCGTCGCCGCGTCGCGCGCGGGACGCTCTCCGTCGCGCTCGTCCTGGCCCTGTCGGGCGCCCTGTTCGCGGCGAACGCCAAGTTCGCGCGCGCGTCCGGCGAGCGGCACCCGCAGGACCTGCGGGACCTGGCGAGGGTCGAGACCGGCCGGGTCGAGCGTCTGGCCACGGAGGTCGACTCCCTGCGCGCCCACGTCGACTCTCTGACCTCGACCGCGAACGAGGCGGCCGGGACGTCCGTGGGGACCCCGAGCCCGGCCTACGTGGTCGAGGGCGGCCTCGTGCCGGTCACCGGGCCCGGGCTGACCGTCCGCCTCGACGACGCGCCCACGGACTCGCCCCGGCGCGAGGAGGTGAGCGCGGACGTGCTCGTCGTGCACCAGCAGGACCTGCAGGCCGTGATGAACGCCCTGTGGGCCGGCGGCGCCGAGGCGATGGAGCTCATGGACCAGCGGGTGATCTCCACGAGCGCGTTCATGTGCGCGGGCAACGTGCTCAAGCTGCACGGTCGGCTCTACTCGCCCCCCTACGTGGTGACCGCCATCGGGAATCCCGAGGACCTGCGCCGGGCGCTCCTGGCGTCGTCGGCGGTGCAGTCGTACGTGCGTGACGCCGCCGACGTGGGACTCGGCTGGTCGGTGACCGACGCCGACGAGCCGCTGGTGCTCGACGCCTACTCGGGCGCGACCGAGCTGAGCGCCGCGACCGTCCCCGACGGCGTCGAGATCCTGCCCGGCCTCGAGCGGGCGGAGGCCGAGAGCGAGGACCGGACGCCGCCCGCGGGGATGGACCCGGACGGCACGGGATGA
- the pknB gene encoding Stk1 family PASTA domain-containing Ser/Thr kinase translates to MVDDGSRTLAGRYEVGELIGRGGMAEVHIGHDTRLGRTVAIKILRSDLARDPSFQNRFRREAQSAAALNHPAIVSVYDTGEDVFTEPTGVVAHVPFIVMEYVEGHTVRDILRDGHAVPIEEAVEITAGVLSALEYSHHAGIVHRDIKPANVMLTPTGAVKVMDFGIARAMADSAATMTQTQAVIGTAQYLSPEQARGETVDARSDLYSTGCLLFELLTGRPPFTGDSPVAVAYQHVREAAPVPSTFASDVPDALDRITLKALAKERDARYSSAAEFRSDLEAAVRGGAVGAPAVGALAAATLVATPATEATQLMGPPVTATQTMPPATAPWASTGAGVTTTTTGGPGDEEEPTKRKWLLPLLVGIAVLAVAGIVALLIANANRTAAPTTVEVPSVENLTAAEAQAAIEAKELVFVRAEEASATIAADHAIRSDPAEGEPVLPGSEVTVFISTGPASLAVPSVAGRTEQEATDILTDAGLVVSATRQADDNPAFPQGQVTKTDPAEGASVSAGSTVTLFVSTGNVLVPDVTGKTKAEATQLLNDAKLQVNTSTVESSNPPDTVVSQDVPAGTPVKQGRVINLQIAVAPTTATIPQGLAGQTYEQVVAALRAVGLNNVNRIDDTSDEPAGTVLRTDPTAGDEVPLDQQVDVHVSKGPSGPNPSPSGTSGPPRP, encoded by the coding sequence GTGGTGGACGACGGATCCCGCACCCTCGCCGGACGGTACGAGGTCGGCGAGCTCATCGGCCGGGGTGGCATGGCCGAGGTGCACATCGGCCACGACACCCGGCTCGGCCGCACGGTGGCCATCAAGATCCTGCGCTCGGACCTGGCCCGCGACCCCTCGTTCCAGAACCGGTTCCGCCGGGAGGCCCAGTCCGCCGCCGCGCTGAACCACCCGGCCATCGTCTCGGTCTACGACACCGGTGAGGACGTCTTCACCGAGCCGACCGGCGTCGTCGCCCACGTGCCGTTCATCGTCATGGAGTACGTGGAGGGGCACACCGTCCGCGACATCCTGCGCGACGGCCACGCGGTGCCCATCGAGGAGGCCGTGGAGATCACCGCGGGCGTGCTGTCCGCGCTCGAGTACTCCCACCACGCCGGGATCGTGCACCGCGACATCAAGCCCGCCAACGTCATGCTCACGCCGACGGGCGCGGTCAAGGTCATGGACTTCGGCATCGCCCGCGCGATGGCGGACTCCGCCGCGACGATGACCCAGACGCAGGCCGTCATCGGCACCGCGCAGTACCTGTCGCCCGAGCAGGCCCGCGGCGAGACGGTGGACGCCCGCTCCGACCTGTACTCCACGGGCTGCCTGCTGTTCGAGCTGCTCACCGGCCGGCCGCCGTTCACCGGCGACTCTCCCGTGGCCGTCGCCTACCAGCACGTCCGCGAGGCGGCTCCCGTGCCGTCCACCTTCGCCTCCGACGTGCCGGACGCGCTCGACCGCATCACGCTCAAGGCTCTGGCCAAGGAGCGCGACGCCCGCTACTCCAGCGCCGCCGAGTTCCGCTCGGACCTCGAGGCCGCGGTGCGCGGCGGTGCCGTCGGCGCCCCGGCCGTGGGGGCGCTCGCCGCCGCGACGCTCGTGGCGACGCCCGCGACCGAGGCCACGCAGCTGATGGGGCCGCCGGTGACGGCGACCCAGACGATGCCGCCCGCGACCGCGCCCTGGGCGTCGACCGGCGCAGGCGTGACCACCACGACGACCGGCGGTCCGGGCGACGAGGAGGAGCCGACCAAGCGCAAGTGGCTGCTGCCGCTGCTCGTCGGGATCGCGGTGCTCGCGGTCGCCGGGATCGTCGCCCTCCTGATCGCGAACGCGAACAGGACCGCGGCACCCACCACGGTCGAGGTCCCCTCCGTGGAGAACCTGACCGCGGCCGAGGCGCAGGCGGCGATCGAGGCCAAAGAGCTCGTCTTCGTGCGCGCGGAGGAAGCCTCGGCCACCATCGCTGCCGACCACGCCATCCGGTCGGACCCGGCGGAGGGCGAGCCGGTCCTTCCCGGCTCGGAGGTCACGGTCTTCATCTCCACCGGACCGGCCAGCCTGGCCGTGCCGTCGGTCGCGGGCAGGACCGAGCAGGAGGCCACCGACATCCTCACCGACGCCGGCCTGGTGGTCTCCGCCACGCGGCAGGCCGACGACAACCCCGCCTTCCCGCAGGGCCAGGTCACCAAGACCGACCCGGCCGAGGGCGCGTCGGTGAGCGCCGGGTCGACCGTCACGCTCTTCGTCTCCACCGGCAACGTCCTGGTCCCCGACGTGACCGGCAAGACCAAGGCGGAGGCGACGCAGCTGCTCAACGACGCCAAGCTCCAGGTCAACACCTCGACGGTGGAGTCGTCCAACCCGCCGGACACGGTGGTGTCCCAGGACGTCCCGGCCGGTACGCCGGTCAAGCAGGGCCGGGTCATCAACCTGCAGATCGCCGTCGCGCCCACCACGGCCACGATCCCGCAGGGGCTGGCCGGCCAGACCTACGAGCAGGTCGTGGCTGCCCTCCGGGCGGTCGGGCTCAACAACGTCAACCGCATCGACGACACGTCCGACGAGCCGGCCGGCACGGTTCTCCGGACCGACCCGACCGCTGGCGACGAGGTGCCGCTCGACCAGCAGGTCGACGTCCACGTGTCGAAGGGACCGAGTGGGCCCAACCCCAGCCCGTCGGGCACGTCGGGCCCGCCGAGGCCGTAG
- a CDS encoding rhomboid family intramembrane serine protease, with translation MSYVRCQRCGRPTCPECQRQAAVGIHCVDCVAEAARALPSTRTALGGVRHDGRPVVTLTLIGLCVASFVLQLVVPTWTGRWLFSPILGYYEPWRFLTAAFLHSPGQYLHIVFNMVALWFVGPTLENTLGRARYITLYLLSAVGGSVGSVLLASATDSWTVGSVGASGAVFGLFGAVLVVSRRLGGDVRGILVLIGINLALGFVMANIAWQAHVGGLVTGAALAAAYAYAPAARRRLVAVAAPLTIAAVLVVATLLTYASVLTFS, from the coding sequence GTGTCGTACGTGCGGTGCCAGCGGTGCGGCCGGCCCACCTGCCCGGAGTGCCAGCGGCAGGCTGCGGTCGGCATCCACTGCGTCGACTGCGTCGCCGAGGCGGCGCGAGCGCTGCCGTCCACCCGTACCGCGCTCGGCGGGGTCCGGCACGACGGCCGGCCGGTCGTCACGCTGACGCTCATCGGGCTGTGCGTGGCGAGCTTCGTCCTGCAGCTTGTGGTGCCGACCTGGACCGGGCGCTGGCTGTTCTCGCCGATCCTCGGGTACTACGAGCCCTGGCGGTTCCTGACCGCCGCGTTCCTGCACTCCCCCGGTCAGTACCTGCACATCGTGTTCAACATGGTGGCCCTGTGGTTCGTCGGGCCCACGCTCGAGAACACGCTCGGCCGCGCGCGCTACATCACGCTGTACCTGCTCTCGGCCGTGGGTGGCTCCGTCGGATCGGTGCTGCTCGCCTCCGCGACGGACAGCTGGACGGTCGGCAGCGTCGGCGCGTCCGGCGCCGTCTTCGGCCTGTTCGGCGCGGTCCTCGTGGTCAGCAGGCGGCTGGGCGGGGACGTGCGCGGCATCCTCGTGCTGATCGGGATCAACCTCGCGCTCGGGTTCGTCATGGCCAACATCGCGTGGCAGGCGCACGTGGGCGGACTCGTCACCGGCGCGGCGCTCGCGGCTGCCTACGCCTACGCCCCCGCCGCTCGGCGCCGGCTCGTCGCCGTGGCCGCGCCCCTGACGATCGCCGCCGTGCTCGTCGTCGCGACGCTGCTCACCTACGCCTCGGTCCTCACCTTCAGCTGA
- a CDS encoding FtsW/RodA/SpoVE family cell cycle protein translates to MATVQPHRVRAGRGVELGLLLLALAIGVASYALVGIGTTDQVPPDVLGYGIGMAALAIGIHLVLRWRAPFADPVILPITVALNGIGLAMIYRIDFAYAARGREDTFAQRQLVWTAISVVLAAAVIVLLRDHRTLRRYTYTAMVAGLVLVALPLVPGLGVSINGASIWVRVGGVGFQPAEFAKIAFAIFFAGYLVTHRDTLALAGPKVLGLQLPRPRDLGPILIVWGASVAVLVLERDLGTSLLFFGLFVAMLYLATERLSWIIIGLLLFVVGAGVAASTFSHVGARFDAWLHAFDPAVFDQSPGGSGQLVRGLFGMASGGLFGTGWGQGRPDLVPFAESDFIVASLGEEIGLTGLLAVLVCYAILAERGMRTAIGVRDGFGKLLAGGLAFIVALQTFVVVGGVTRVIPLTGLTTPFVAYGGSSLVANWVIVALLLRISDEARRPAPSMKPSLTPIAGTPVVGGSTEDDRPTEIVQGVR, encoded by the coding sequence ATGGCTACCGTCCAGCCGCACCGGGTCCGGGCCGGCCGGGGGGTCGAGCTCGGCCTCCTGCTGCTCGCGCTGGCGATCGGCGTGGCGTCGTACGCGCTCGTCGGCATCGGCACCACCGACCAGGTGCCGCCCGACGTGCTCGGTTACGGCATCGGCATGGCCGCGCTGGCGATCGGCATCCACCTGGTGCTCCGGTGGCGGGCACCCTTCGCGGACCCGGTGATCCTGCCGATCACGGTGGCGCTCAACGGCATCGGCCTGGCGATGATCTACCGGATCGACTTCGCCTACGCCGCGCGCGGCCGGGAGGACACGTTCGCGCAGCGGCAGCTCGTGTGGACGGCGATCTCCGTGGTCCTCGCGGCGGCGGTCATCGTCCTGCTGCGCGACCACCGGACGCTGCGGCGCTACACCTACACCGCGATGGTCGCCGGTCTGGTGCTCGTGGCGCTGCCGCTGGTCCCCGGCCTCGGCGTGTCCATCAACGGCGCGAGCATCTGGGTCCGGGTGGGCGGGGTGGGCTTCCAGCCCGCCGAGTTCGCCAAGATCGCCTTCGCGATCTTCTTCGCGGGGTACCTGGTCACGCACCGCGACACCCTGGCGCTCGCCGGGCCCAAGGTGCTCGGTCTGCAGCTGCCCCGGCCGCGGGACCTGGGGCCGATCCTCATCGTCTGGGGTGCGTCGGTCGCCGTGCTCGTGCTCGAGCGTGACCTGGGCACCTCGCTGCTGTTCTTCGGGTTGTTCGTCGCGATGCTGTACCTGGCCACCGAGCGGCTCAGCTGGATCATCATCGGCCTGCTGCTGTTCGTCGTGGGCGCGGGCGTCGCGGCCAGCACGTTCTCCCACGTCGGGGCCCGCTTCGACGCCTGGCTGCACGCCTTCGACCCCGCGGTGTTCGACCAGAGCCCCGGAGGCTCCGGGCAGCTGGTGCGCGGCCTGTTCGGCATGGCCAGCGGTGGGCTGTTCGGCACCGGCTGGGGGCAGGGCCGGCCGGACCTCGTGCCGTTCGCCGAGTCCGACTTCATCGTCGCCTCGCTGGGCGAGGAGATCGGCCTGACCGGCCTGCTCGCCGTGCTGGTCTGCTACGCGATCCTCGCCGAGCGCGGCATGCGCACGGCGATCGGTGTGCGCGACGGGTTCGGCAAGCTGCTGGCGGGCGGGCTGGCGTTCATCGTCGCGCTGCAGACGTTCGTCGTGGTCGGCGGCGTCACCCGGGTCATCCCGCTGACCGGCCTGACCACGCCGTTCGTCGCGTACGGGGGCTCCTCGCTCGTCGCCAACTGGGTGATCGTCGCGCTGCTGCTGCGGATCTCCGACGAGGCCCGACGCCCGGCGCCGTCGATGAAGCCGTCCCTGACGCCCATCGCCGGTACGCCGGTCGTCGGCGGCAGCACCGAGGATGATCGGCCGACCGAGATCGTGCAGGGGGTGCGATGA
- a CDS encoding serine/threonine-protein kinase produces the protein MKTASGILLGERYRLLRQIAVGGMGEVWEGYDDALARPVAVKVLRSEFAGDRGFLERFRTEARNSASLSHPNIAQLFDYGEQDGSGFLVMELVVGEPLSDLLEREPVLPPRRLLPILAQTARALHAAHLAGVVHRDVKPGNILLGRGGRVKITDFGVSLARNQVNMTATGMVMGTAQYLSPEQAVGKPATPLSDLYSLGIIAYEALVGHRPFTGPTAVDIAVAHVNNPVPPLPSSVDKPLAELVLRLLSKDPSARPASGEELAQLLDKLVPRTPPSGIPVLVGKPQRAPDTFATAVTTAKDAAAARPPSYPPRRTRRSDEPTGRAAIRRASTSTGLRLGRSGHLSWPLLALALLLIGLLGAAVATQLTKADGPADGGSRLTASAPHYPRGDTLDGMITENGTAAHAAVPASTEAKDA, from the coding sequence GTGAAGACGGCATCGGGAATCCTGCTCGGCGAGCGCTACCGGCTGCTCCGCCAGATCGCCGTCGGCGGCATGGGTGAGGTCTGGGAGGGCTACGACGACGCCCTCGCCCGGCCGGTCGCGGTCAAGGTGCTGCGTTCCGAGTTCGCCGGGGACCGGGGCTTCCTCGAGCGCTTCCGCACCGAGGCCCGCAACTCCGCGTCCCTGTCGCACCCGAACATCGCGCAGCTGTTCGACTACGGCGAGCAGGACGGCTCCGGGTTCCTGGTCATGGAGCTGGTGGTCGGCGAGCCCCTGTCCGACCTGCTCGAGCGCGAGCCCGTGCTGCCGCCCCGGCGGCTGCTGCCGATCCTCGCGCAGACGGCCCGCGCCCTGCACGCGGCACACCTGGCGGGCGTCGTGCACCGGGACGTCAAGCCCGGCAACATCCTGCTCGGCAGGGGCGGACGGGTGAAGATCACCGACTTCGGCGTCTCGCTGGCGCGCAACCAGGTGAACATGACCGCCACCGGGATGGTCATGGGCACCGCCCAGTACCTGTCCCCGGAGCAGGCTGTCGGCAAGCCCGCGACGCCCCTGTCGGACCTGTACTCGCTGGGGATCATCGCCTACGAGGCCCTCGTCGGTCACCGGCCCTTCACCGGGCCGACGGCGGTCGACATCGCGGTGGCGCACGTGAACAACCCGGTTCCGCCGCTGCCGTCGAGCGTGGACAAGCCGCTCGCCGAACTGGTCCTGCGGCTGCTGTCCAAGGACCCCAGCGCACGGCCCGCGTCCGGTGAGGAGCTCGCGCAGCTGCTCGACAAGCTGGTGCCCCGCACGCCGCCCTCGGGGATCCCCGTGCTGGTCGGAAAGCCGCAGCGGGCCCCCGACACGTTCGCGACCGCGGTCACCACGGCCAAGGACGCGGCGGCGGCACGGCCGCCGTCGTACCCGCCCCGGCGCACCCGTCGCAGCGACGAGCCGACGGGACGCGCCGCCATCCGGCGGGCCTCGACCAGCACGGGGCTGCGACTGGGACGCTCCGGGCACCTGTCGTGGCCGCTGCTCGCCCTCGCGCTGCTGCTCATCGGCCTGCTGGGTGCCGCGGTCGCGACGCAGCTCACCAAGGCCGACGGTCCCGCGGACGGCGGAAGCCGGTTGACCGCCTCGGCCCCCCATTACCCTCGTGGCGACACCCTGGATGGGATGATCACGGAGAACGGGACAGCGGCGCACGCCGCAGTCCCGGCATCGACGGAAGCAAAGGACGCCTAG